In Periplaneta americana isolate PAMFEO1 chromosome 8, P.americana_PAMFEO1_priV1, whole genome shotgun sequence, the sequence aatatccgaagctttgttctttctcttgctctgttgaagccgtgttcgctacaacttacatttgtgaaaaattattttcagcaatgaaaatagtaaaaaccaaatttagatcacgactgacagacaaataccttcatgaTCAACTGTGACTGTCAGTAAGAGTGACATAATTCCCGATTAAGtagtacaataataaaataaatgcaatccTATGTCTTCAGTTTGGGATTTTAGAAAACACCTTTTGTATGTAATCCAGAAAGTGAAAGTTTACTTTCTTATACCAAGTGTTCAATATTAACAGATAAAAATGATACAGATGATGGAGGGGTCCAACATGAGCGTTTTGAGATAGGAAACCAGTGGTTGGAAATGTCATTTTAATACTGTATGAGACACTTTTTCAAGTCATCCCAGCTATACCATAATGAATACAGCATGCTTACTGATAATCAGAGTTGACTATGTATGTGTTGATTTATTCGCTATTTATATTAGAAATTGTAATCATGTATTATTAGATTTCTTGATTTATTATGTGAACAGGAGCTGCCTTCTGACGTTTGTATAGAAGAAAACATGAAAGTAGAAATGAAAATAGAGGACCATGCTGTAACACTAAGGTTAGTATTCAGATTAAAGATATTGACGTGAGAAATGTTGGTTTATTCTCTGTAGTTTTAGATGTTTATTAACCCTTAAGTCGTCACGCGGGGTGTTATGAACATCCCAGTCAGATATTACAGAGCTCGTAACTATATATTCAGTaagcctgtacttctgaaactttcagtaccttcaatggaattggtaaggcaacaataaccgtaaacatttttgaaattggAATTTGCATACTCGAAATAATAATGGTTCAATTGGATGGGGGTGGTTAAGCGCGACTGTTAAGGGTTAAATACAGCCATTTTACTTACATCAGGAGTTATTGCAACATGAGCCCATCATGGACTTCTGGAAAATAATTATACTCAAGATTACAAGAATTATAAAGGACTGGAATTTTTCTGAGTGTATCTGACTTTTAAAAATCTGAAGTGGTTTGATATCTTCGATCACATATCGTATACTTacttaaatgttaaaaaaaaaaaaccccggaggttcattgccaccctcacataagcccaccatctgtccctatcctgagcaatattaatccagtccctagcattatatcccaccttcctcaaatccattttaatattatcctcccatctacgtctcggcctccccagaggtctttccctcaggtcttccaactaacactctatatgcatttatgctagatgccctgcccatctcaaacatctcgatttaatgttcctaattatggtaggtgaagaatgcaatgcataCAGTtttgcattatgtaactttctccattctcctgtaatttcatccctcttagctccaaatattttcctagcaccttattttcgaacacccttaacctctgttccctctcaaagtgagagtccaagtttcacaaccatacagaagaactagtactacaactgttttataaattctaactttcactttTTTTGAAAGAAGACTGGATGGCAAAAGATTCTCggtcgaataatagcaggcattttccatatttactgtgcatttaatttcttgtcgagtgttatatttgttactgttgctccaagatatttgaattttcccaccttttcaaaggttaaatttccaattcttatatttccatttcgtattatgttcttgtCACGAGATGtaatcacatacatacatacatacagtcaagTACCCATACTTGGGACAGTAGCCTTACTTGGGACATTTTGGAACTTCTCATTCTACAAAGTTTCCTATCTTGACAATTGTTTATAGTGAGCTGGAAGCATGTTTAATTACAAGGACGATGTTTTAGTTGAGTTATGAAATGAAATCAAGTTCATTTTAACTGATTTTGTGTTGGAGTTTAGAGTTTTGAAGTTCTTACCAAAAAAAGGTGAATTATTTCGTAAGATTAACTTTAATTACCACTACTCTCTGAGCAGCTTCTAGAATTTGCTGACCCCTGATATGTAATGTCTGTAATGTTTCCTTCAATTCCTAACCACTGTTTTTAAAATGtcttatttcatttccttctttttaatatgtttttaaaaacgtGTATAGGTGTTCCTTACTTGGGACAGTGTCCCAAGTTATGTcagcatttgtagtaatgtcaTTTCTAGGTTAGGCCTACACTTCAAATGATCTTTTTTCAGACTGAGGtcgattttaataaaaaaatgagtCAGACCAAGAGGAGTTATATTAACTTTGATGATGAAAATCTAAATCGTGCGGCTGAGGCTGTTCGCCAGAGCCAGAATATCAAGAGAGCTAGGGCAGCTGTGTCTCCAGAAATTATAGattcatattttgaagaactATCAGAGACTCTGAAGGATGTTCCGCCAGAAGCTATCATTAATTACGATGAGACAAGCATGCAGGATAATCCAGGAAAGAGTAAGGTTAACGTCCACAGAAGTTGCAAATACCCAGAACGAATAATCGACTTCTCAAAATCAAACTTCTCAGTGATGTTTGCCAGTACAACAAGTGGTGTTGCCTTGTCATCATATGTAGTTTACAAGGCTGATCACTTATATAGCACATGGACAGAAGGCGGACCAGCTGGAACGAGATATAACCGATCAAAATCTGGTTGGTTTGAGGGAAACATTTTTGAGGAATGGTTCGAAACGATAGCTTTGCCATATATGAAAAAACTTTGTGATTGCCCCAAAGCTATTATTGGTGACAACCTTGCCAGCCACATTTCTGTTAAAGTTTTACAACAGTGTATTGACAAGAATATTCAATTCATATTATTTCCACCTAACAGCACACATTTGTGCCAACCCTTGGACTTAGTCTTCTTCAGTCCACTTAAAGTAGTATGGCGGAGACAGCTGACGGACTGGAAGATGAAGTACAAGGGGGCTATAAGAAAAGATCAGTTTCCTAGACTGTTGAAGAAGATCCTGGATGAACTTGGGACTGTGCAGCTGAAAATTTGAAAGCAGGTTTTCAAAAGGGTGGAATCTATCTGCTCAATAAATATAGTGTTGCAGCGCCTACCTTAAGTTTCTCAAGCTGAAGATGACTCTGCTTCAGCAGCAAGGTGGACTTCATCATTTGAAGAATTCCTGAAAAACACCCGTGAAAAAGAAACTAAAGTGAACCCAAGGAGGAAGAAGATAACAGTCACACCTGGCAAAAGTCTGACGGAGCGAAATGTGATTGAAGAACTAAGAAAGAATGAAACTGAAACTGCCcaaaaacgaagagaaaaagaaaatcacaaGAAGGTGACACATCAAGCTAGAAGGAATAAGAGGAAGGCTTCTGACAATGGAAATTGCAGTGGTGACCCTGCTGACGATCCAGAACCAGTGCCTGAAaaacgaagaggaaagaaaaacaatGAAGATGAGAGTACAGACGAAAGCGACGTGATATCACTCCATCATTATCAGATGAGGAGGAACATTTTGCAGTATTGTCTGATAATGGcgaacaagaaataaatattgcAACAATTACTAACCAGCAGCAAGTGCATGCAGACATTGACAACATGGAATAATAGCAGTGACCAACCaccaactcatgttgaaataaatgaCTTTGTTATCGTTGAATTTCTTTATGATCAAACCACGGAAAAGCAATTCAAAAAAACCTTTACTGGAAGAGTAACAAGTAAGAGCAATGACAGTTCCTTCTACAAAATTAGTTTCATGCGAAACTACATGGGGTCGCGAGATGTTTTCATTTTTCCTAACGTACAGGATGTTGATGATTCTATTCCATTAGAAAGAATTAAAAGGGTTCTGAAACCAGTTTCTGAATTCAGGGGTAGATACACTTTCGTTTTGTAAACTAAATAATTAAGGTGATTCTTAATGGGTTTAGCTctttaaaatttgtttgtaagCTTAAACTGTTATAAAGTATCctaaacaaacaatttttgtacatGAATAAAGGttattttgttgtgtaatattgcTCATGTTCACAACATTGTATTGTCTAATGTCCCATGTTAGGTAATACCCACCCAAACATGGTACAGAAGCTAAAACAAATAGTGTCCCAAGTAAGGGAACATGTACCCTAACTTGGGACAAGGAagatttttctaaataaaaaaaatatattgagagagagagaatttttatttcatgtcacaaatagtgctgatagatttcagtatttctacatatttattattatccaaTTCTAATTTTTCAAAACTGGTATTTAGCTATAAATTTGTAAACTGTCCCAAGTATGGGTACTTGACTGTACATGTTTTTTCAGGGTTTACTTCCgtacctatctcattacttgcttcaagtaaaattcccatgttttccgtaatagttatggattttctcctgatatattcacgtcatccatataaacaaggagctgattcATATATATACCAGTACCATATTTATTTAAGGTTATTGCTAACGATCGACTGCCACTTCATAATTGTTGTTAAAAGACATTAGGCCCACAAGAGTGTGTCATAATGTGTTTTTATTACCTTAGCTTCACGTTATAATGTTAAGTGCATGGATGGCAGTTAAGTGTGCTGAAAATAATGTATAGATACTCATGCTTTCTTTTTCTTATCAACATATTGGATTTAGACTTATTATGGCCTGTTTCCATGAAATTGTAGATGAGTTTGTTGAGTCCAACGTTGTCTAGGACTTTCCATGACCCGTTGATCATGAGGTTTGTAATTGAAGGCAATTTTGGGCATTCTGGTATTTAGCATTCTTGAGAGATGTTGTTGCCAATCCTATTTGATACTTCCTGATTTCTTCAGTTGTAACTTATAActcatgttttaaaaaattaattgtatttttttgttgttggttatttaacaacacagtatcaactactaggttatgtagcatcgatgagattggtgatagtgagatggtatttggcgagatgaggcccaggattcgccataaattacttgacatttgccttatgattggagaaaacctcgaaaaaaaagtcaaccaggtaatcagctcaagtgggaatcgaacccacgcccaagtacAATCAGTAGTGTATTAAAAACGCAACAGTATAGAAACGATTAAAATTGGGAACAAGTATAAGAAGAGGcctattattacgcatattattagaacagattttgtaaaaaatattgctCAGGAACTTAGCAAAAATTAGTTGCTGCTAAGTTGTCACTACCTTGATTTATGTGCTGAGGTAAACAAATATTGAATCatggtataattttaaaattattacaagtaAATGAATGCACTTACTTCTTAGTACATGTGTCTAGCTACATCCTGATTACATGATGCACATTATAAATTGAGTCTGCTATTTTCTAAGATTGTGCGAATTTCTTGTAGTGACTGGTCTTCGAAAAATTTTTCCTGCAATGTGTGATCCATGTTTTTGCATTTGATGTTTTTTTTGTCGAGTGACAAGGTCCTTAACTTTTCGTTATTCTCCCTGACTactccagagtgcaccacaggttgtggatccacattacactcatactgaatgatttttagtaggttattttacgacgctgtatcaacatctcaggttattttgtgtctgaaggagatgaagatgataatcctggtgaaatgagtctggggtccaacactgatagttacctagcatttgctcatattgggttaagggaaagccctggaaataacctcaaccaggtaatttgccctgactgggattcgaacccgggccacctggtttcgcggtcagacgcgctaaccgttagtctacaggtgtggactattgaatgatgaattgttgggatgtcacaggggaactggAGTACCCGGAAAAAATCTGTATGTTGCTTGGAcaacttgtccaacacaagttataaattcagggcagagcaagatttgaacccaggtccctCGGTTTATAAGCCCAGTGCTCTAACACTGAACCACCGTggatgtgtgtgtgcgtgcgcgcacgcgtgtttttttttttttttttttaaagtgatgTAAATATGCTTCTGTGTTCAAGTATCCAATAATTGTAGTCCATTCAGCAAATGTTTTGTACATGTTCAGATAGatcgttaatatattttaatgtgttggtttgtttaaaattttttctgAGCTTCTTCGGATTATCCTTTTAGCCAATCTTCTGTCCATTGATTAACTGCCAATTGTGGATCTTATTGATCTGTCAAGTGTGAGCTATGAGTTGTAGTTCAGGAAAAATGCTGCTGCTGTTGGATCTTGTTTTTTTCTTGGTAAATATTCCAGGTCTTTCCTTAAACATTTGTAATGTCCACTTTTTTCGTAAAAACACTTTGGGCGTTCTATTTTAAATTCAGCACTCATTGTTAACTCTGGGCGCTCTATTTTAAATTCAGCAGTCATTGTTAACCCATCTGTAATGTGTCATAAGTATTCGCTGATAAGAAGTGCTATGGATTTagcactgaattaaaaaatagGCCCCGTAATTTTAACATGACAGGTATTACAGTCTAGTGATGTCAGCAATATTATTACAATTTGGTTGCTGTCAGTCAGCTTGGCAGGAAATTTAAAATGACTTACGAGAAATGTAGATTCAAGTCCCCCCCCTCCCCcccaaaaaataatttatatcgtaaatatgtCCTACAGAAATGGTGTTCCTCGTAATTTTGAACTTTCTTTCCCTGCACAGAGAGATGGACGTACCGGGAGATGACAGCTTTCCTCAATTCGATACATTTTCATGCGATGCTTGTGGCAAAATCTTCAATTGTCGACGTAATATATTGAGACATCTTCGCTTCCACACGGGCGAAAATAAGTGTGAAgtttgtggaaaagtttttggaaCGAATTATGAACTCAATATACATGAACGCAATCATAAAGGCACCAAGCCGTTCGAATGTGAGTTGTGTGGTGTGAAATTTAACTGTCGAACTGATTTAAACGTTCACAAACGCATTCATACTGGTGAGAAGCCATACAAGTGTCAATTATGTGGAAAACATTTTACAAGGTCTACCCATCTCTACAAACACGAACGTAATCATGCAGGAGAAAACCCTTTCAAATGTGACTAATGTGGAGAGTGTTTTGATACTTCTTACAATCTTCGCAGTCATGTTCGTACTCACACAGAAAAGAATCCCTTGGAATGCAGTTTTTGTGGGAAGCGCTTTCAAGATCGAAGTAACATTACCAGGCATATGCGCATTCATACGAAGGAAAAGCGTTACGAATGCGCTGATTGTGGAAAGAGCTTCCATGATAGAACTTCGCTTGTTACACATTCACGAATTCATACGGGAGATAAACCATACGAATGTACAATTTGCCATAGACGTTTTGCTTGTATAAGTAACCTCCATAAACATAAACGTTGTAGAAAATGGAAAGCTACTCACAAGAATGTGATATAGCagaaatcgagaaaaattgcatGTTGTGAAATCATTTTTGAGATAATTGTACGTTTCGAGTTCCGCAATTCTGATGGGGTTTTTGGCATGCCAGATGAAGAGTATATCTAATGCCGACGATTTTAACATATGGAATGGATTAAatgttctactgggtgttcagttcaaagtgtgtcatggctcgctgtatggcGTCTGTGGCTAgtcgagcctagagaattcaatcttcctacacttccgcagaggtgtattacttatgtgccagagaagttgcctagcaagtacggcgttcattctgaagagtacttaccgatacgtaccgtaacgccggtagtggcaggaatgtgaactgtttggaaacacgtactgaggtgagtttttttcttactgtcgagatatggtgagagggttaagacgattacttacgtatttgttgacattaacttcgacggtcaacatggacatggagcatttgatttgtgttgtggaatgttgccgtacgcaaccgatgataacaaataccctgtgtacgacttggcttcgcaaaatacagttcgaaagagttatggtagcacacagaccatacagaccgccatctgttgctacgacgttcaagttataccgtacacgttctcaagttcagattgaacgccttgattaatagacaaattctctgacataaaatctgaaactcgcttcaaatcgcggACTCATcagcagtgacgtcatgacacactttgaaatgaacacccagtacacaTCACCGCCACTTCATAGCAATGCCATAATGTATCTTTGGTTCAGGGAAAATACAACACAGCCTTGCTGCGAAGTGGCAGATGTGAATATTTTCCCTGGACTGAAAATACAATATGGCATTGCTATTAAGTGTCAGTGATGTACTAAACATTTATTTGGAATTGTTCTATTGAAAACTCGGATCTGAGGTTACTAATCATTAAGTTATCAGGATTACATGACTCACTGCCGGAGTACTGATGTTTATGTTTTGGTTGGAGAGCCAATTGCACAGTAGCCTATTCGAATATCGGTAAATCACTTCCAGTATGTTtcacattacatgtaaatttgaCATGTTGAAAATATACGTCTTTTTCAATTTACAGTTAGTAAAAGAAATAtgtgaagtaataaaaattagttATTTTCCACTTCATCCACATTCGACATGTCTTCACTTTCTAAGGCGTCattattttcgtattttatttatttgtttctgaaGACAGGTCATATAATTCTCTTGCTGAAAGCGTATGTTGTTTTCAACAAGAACTtacttctattatttttttttttttcacatctaAGCCCTCTGAGAAATTTTCTCAGATTTGTTGGACCTATCTtggaaattattaatatatttttcaattttactaaCAATCTCTTTATGATAGGCACAGAACCCCAGTCTTACACTTAGAAGTTGTGGATGATATATCTAATAACCATTTTGTTGAAATGATACagttcagtaatttttttttaatgttacacaTCTTGCGAAAGTGTCAAATATCTCTTATCTCTAAGTATTCATCAAATTGAACCAACTCACTCTGTATTAAAATCTCTGGAGATGGCCACTAAGACCTTCCTAGTATATTAGTCGTGTAGTGTTGAAATTCATTTCTGATGTGAAGGGCACTTATTCCCGATGATatggtaatagcacagtctagtatatacagtcacgaaggtcaatacatagtaaatatgcatctatagatagttgctaaccactaggatcgctactatcgtctcattacagacaatgcgaaatagtactggcacagtctattgttcctagcacccttacaactcaagcttcgtgactgtatatactagactgcggtaatAGTCAAAGATAACAGAAATAAATCTTACATAAAATTGTTcctgatggatggataaatagacTATGACTATACCATCTATTAGATGGAAGAAATATGTACAGTTCTAGAAAGAAAATGGCtcacctgaattttctaagttctaGATTCAATGCATTCTTCATGCTCAGTGCTTCAAAGCAGTGGATCAAAATTGATCTATAGCCTACTTAATACGAGATGAATATTTATAAGTTGTGCAGTAAAATAGAATGACGATAAACGAAATTAACctgcataattaatttaaaaaagctCTTTCCTCAACAGTATCCGAACCCTGAACTTTGTGATATGCGAGCAAGCATGCTAGCACAGAGTTATCAGAATGCTTGCAATGAATTGTCATAATTGGGGTGTCGTACAGTATCTAtcatatttgtttaataatgactTTTGGGtacatattaattttatcttattttcagattaatttcatGTTTTTTGCATTAGTTACGAAATACGTTCCTGTAATACTATTCAGATAATACTGGGTTGAAAACTCTCGTTAAATTGTGGTGTGAAACATGCTATGTAAGGAGCTTCAAGAGTCGGGCCATGTTTTATTTCTGGGACTGTACTTGTTTGAACCAATAACAGGGATAGTTTTGagtaaaatgtaattgttttcaaTTCGTTGTTTAATAGCACTGTATCAACTAAGTGGTTTACTAACTTCGGTGGGATTGGTGTTAGCAAAATGAGATAAGTCGgaagatttgccatagattatcaGACATctggggaaaaccgcggaaaatcTCAACTCCTGTATACACGTTTCACGCAATCAcagggatttcctcaaatcctgttactttttttttgtaatatttgtctATCTGATGTGGAAATACGCTGTGTGTGTAGTTTGAGGGAAAGTTTCGTCATAAACTCATTAACAGTTCCTGTGTTAGTGTGttgtagttggttattttatttaacgacgctgtatcaactacgaggctatttagcgtcggtgagattggtgatggcgagatgaggccgaggattcgccatagattacctggtattcaccttacagttggaaaaacctcggaaaaaacccaactgggTAATCAGCctagcagggatcgaacccacgcccgagcgcaacttcagactggcaggcaagtgccttaaccgactgagccacgctggtggctagtGTGTTGTAATTAAGCAATTCGTGTTATGTAGGTACCGTACATAATTATTCATAGTGACAGAGATACAAGTTACAAAAATCAGTTGGTTCAAAATCGTAATCAAACCCCGAGATTCCACTTTATTATTGTAAATGATGTCGTATGTTGAACCatgaggtcgacctggttggcgagttggtatagcgctggccttctatgcccaaggttgcaggttcaatcccgggccaggtcgatggcatttaagtgtgcttaaatgcgacaggctcatgtcagtacatttactagcatgtaaaagaactcctgcgggacaaaattccggcacatccggtgacgctgatataacctctgcagttgcgagcgtcgttaaataaaacataacattttttttttttttttttaaccatgaGTGACAGGTTCCAGTGAACATAAGATCATTGCTCTGACTTCATTTATGAAGTGGAaaaaatcattttgtttttattagtaaCATCCTTATGTGAAATTAGGTGTAATAGATATTGAGGTATTGCAAGGAGATTTTTTACATTACGCCTACCCTTAGATCAGTGGTTGCCAAATGTCacgaaattgttgttgttgttttctaatgccaggcgtttaacaataaagtcatttgacctcttgcactccaatatttttcaaagatattatcatgaccagccactgaagcacagattttgaggtgttccgaatccatttcgtggtttgagttgcacaatggacagttaggggactgatatattccaattctatgcaggtgtttggccaaacaatcatggcctgttgccaatctaaatgcagctacagacgattttcgtggtaaatcgggaattaactgtggattatgatgcagagagttccattttttcccttgggattgagttaccaaattttgtttgttgaagtctaagtatgtagatttaataaatctcttcacagagtaatacgtagatttagtaacaggtctgtaagtagcagtgctgcccttctttgctaaagcatccgcattctctgTCACGAAATTGTGACATAATGTAAATGCAACCTGCATACCACTATCGCAGAGAGAGGCGTGGAATGAGTAtttcctcaggtaatgcagtgaatgatAGTGCAGAGATGGACTgtgactgaagaaaaaaaaacaatataggtTAATAATCTTCTACTTAATATCTGCATGCAC encodes:
- the LOC138704504 gene encoding uncharacterized protein isoform X1; amino-acid sequence: MDTDELAAVLGIIIACIVKRRQQRRKRADRKRKIVMKECAKKRQKLGNMLGNVEFVDVDKIHVKEEPGENEENEDITLPTVKSELDVRDQSPTEEEPGEKEENEDITLPTVKSELEDDLIVPETDNEFWWGGVKKEEWSETEPSYPEPEVNVEELPSDVCIEENMKVEMKIEDHAVTLREMDVPGDDSFPQFDTFSCDACGKIFNCRRNILRHLRFHTGENKCEVCGKVFGTNYELNIHERNHKGTKPFECELCGVKFNCRTDLNVHKRIHTGEKPYKCQLCGKHFTRSTHLYKHERNHAGENPFKCD
- the LOC138704504 gene encoding uncharacterized protein isoform X3, whose product is MIHHLGNMLGNVEFVDVDKIHVKEEPGENEENEDITLPTVKSELDVRDQSPTEEEPGEKEENEDITLPTVKSELEDDLIVPETDNEFWWGGVKKEEWSETEPSYPEPEVNVEELPSDVCIEENMKVEMKIEDHAVTLREMDVPGDDSFPQFDTFSCDACGKIFNCRRNILRHLRFHTGENKCEVCGKVFGTNYELNIHERNHKGTKPFECELCGVKFNCRTDLNVHKRIHTGEKPYKCQLCGKHFTRSTHLYKHERNHAGENPFKCD